In Etheostoma cragini isolate CJK2018 chromosome 15, CSU_Ecrag_1.0, whole genome shotgun sequence, the DNA window ATTATCAACAGATAATCTGATCTGCTCTCGGGTGAACCTTGAAGTTCACTTTAGTGATGCTTGTCCTTGGTTAGTGTGGGTCAGAAATACACAGGCTTTAACCCCAAAATGGGATCCCCTTAAATAACTCATGCACTTAATCAAACTTCAAGGTTTAAATTGAATAGATGCTGATCTCTTTCTGAGTCTCTCTTTTGAATGGTTTAATGGAAAGTCATCCTCCCTGTGACTGTTTCATGaagtttagtcttttttttttaaccttaaaagAATATCATATAGTAGGTTCTTTACTGTTTAGGCTCACACAGTAGTCTCTTGGTGCATGGCAAGGAGAGTCGTTTAATTCCTGTGAAGCCCTCTGTGAATCACAGAAGAGTTGCTGTTTGACAATTCTGCATCTGGTTTCAGGGTGAATGTTGGCTGCGGTCCTGCGGAGGAGAGGCTATTGCTCACAGGACTACACGCTGTCGCCGACATTTACTGTGAAAACTGCCACACCACGCTGGGCTGGAAATATGTAAGTACATCCATTTGTGTGAATGAAATGCTGCCTTGTTCAAAAGAGAGCCGCTTAAATGTTTGATGAAAGGGTTAACATTGTTCCCACCACAGATACCTGGTGTAGGTGTTGATTTACAGTTAAGTGGCAGATTTCCCTCGTTAATGGCACCCCAATAACATTAGCAGGTGATCCAATCCGTGTCCCGCTTTACTTATATCCCCTATGTGTATTTAcattagagcccgactgatatatttgcaggccgatattaggcatttccagAACTATCAGTTCATTTGTAatggtatcggcatttataatggttgatatttattcatttatttattttatttatgtattttaaatattcattcatccaaATCCAagtaaatgattctgataaattaatatataaaaaaaaacagtcaaccaTGTTTTGATTGTtgccgttgcatagtttgtccccCAGAGagcactgttcactttttttatatatatatatatatatataaaaaaatcctaggatttttaaataaccaaatatttgtgtcagtatcggccttaaaaatccttaatTGGTCAGGCTctagtttaaattttttttatcctggatCACCTGCTAATGTCATTTGGCTACCATCAACAGGGTGAAATCGGCCACTTAACTGTAAATCAACACCTTCACCAGGTATTTAGAGTGATGgtaagctacacacacacactttaaacaaCAGTTACATCCGGGTGATTGAGAACAGAGAAGGAGCTGTGGAGAACAAAAGGTTTGCTGTGGAGATGGCTTGGATAGATGTGTGTTactgagtcttttttttttttttttttttttttttttttttacttttgtaatgtTGACTATCAACAATCTCCACCGGTGCCAGGATTTTGTTAGAGAAAGCACAACCAGCACAATCTGGCCAGTCACAGTTCTTGCGCTTCCCACATGGTATCTTTTGTAGGCGCTGTATCCCTCATTTGTAATCACATTTTTGAGTTGCGTTGTAGCTACAGAAATTAAATGCGTAACCCACAAGTATAAATACAGCTTTACAAATTGCATGATGTTATGGCAGAGTAGAAATTTCCATGAGGAAATAGTGTAATTATGCTTAGTTTTGAATGTTAGAGATGTGAAGCACACATTGCCACAGCTCTTTTTCTCATACTTTAATATGCAACAATGTTTTGtagaaacaaatacatttattcatttggtAAAAATACAAGGGCTCATTTagctaacaaaaaaacagtctaTTGAGTTTAAATACTACTTGAAATTTGGAGTCAGCAACTAGTACTATCTAGCATAAGCATGGTGTAAGTCTTGTTTGAGctatagtataataataatctttttaatAACCCTCATGTACCTCCCTTCTGCAGGAGCAGGCCTTTGAGCTGAGTCAGAAGTACAAGGAGGGGAAGTTTATCATTGAGCTGTCCCACATGATAAAGGACAACGGCTGGGACTGAGAGGGAAGCCTCCCATCTTtcttcatgactttttcaaaagttGCATCCCCTCAACTTAAAGGGGTTCCAGTGTAGCCTCCTCATCCCGCGTACGAGCCATCGCTGTGCCACACTTTCACTTTGTACGGCTTTGCCAACAATAGCATGTGATGccttttatctttttctgttcttcatGTTTTTCCAGCGACCACAACAACACATTTGCTGATATTGCTATCCCAATTGCTTGTTGTGCTGGGACATGGACTGAATGAGTgcagggtttgtgtgtgtgtgtgaaagactgGGAGATGTAGTCACACAGGCACGTGTGCATGTTGGATTTTAAAGCGTGTGTTTTGAGTGAGTACCGCTAATCAGTCTCGCTCTGTGGGGGCGAGGCCAGTGCAAGTCAAATTATCTGACCGTTTTACACATCAGATACAGGTATTTGGGTTTTCCTTTTGACTTTAAGGTGCACAACTAGACATATCTGGCCATAACGGAGTAAAGTGTATAGGCTTGTTTAACCCATAGATACTTTTTGAGTGATGAAAGGGAAGGGAAATGCTTAAAGCAGTGCCGGGGCTTGTTATTTTTATCAGTAAAATTCACGTTTTTATGGTCAAATCAGTAACACTTGTTCATATTTTGCTACTGGCAATCAGGATGTTGAATTGGTGATATTAAAGCCTGCAAGTCTCCTActgtgggtgcatgtgtgtgtgtgtgtgcgtgtgtgtgcgtgtgtgtgtgtgtttccactgcACAGTTGGGATATCTTCACTTTTACTTAAGGCTGATGAGATCTATCccctatgtgtttgtgtgtatatccTAACACAAAGCTATCCATACAGATACATTTACTCAATGGTGTTAGAGCAAAGTGTTTTAGGATTATGTAGCATATTTATGGTGATTTTTAATGTCTGCTTCTTtcattaaattgtattattttaaccTAATCTTTCATTAAAATACAGTGTATCTGTAACCTGTGttcagttttcttttgcttGAGAGATTGTGTATAAAATCTGGCCTCTGATTCCCACACAGACATACTTGAGTtgttaaacttaaaataaatatagatgCTACACAGATGCAACACAACATGCAAGTCTGGTATCTACTTGAGAACTGATAATCCTCTAGATCACTTTTATACTTTTGATCAGTTTTTACTGAGCATTACCTGATTCTTGTGTTGGAACCATGGaatgtaaacatgtataaataagtgaagaatcaaattattttgtatttaactaAGGGATAAAGGAGTTTCCCCCCCTACTTTTCAAACTGAAACTGTTAGATTATAGGTACATTGGGACCACGGTATAGCTGTGTAGAAACCCTCCTGGTTACATGATGCTACTGGAAACACTTaaactaaatacacacagaaattgGCTCAATCAAAaattctttcttattttttttaaaataacaaataacttAAAACGCTGCCAAGCGTATATGTATAGTCAATTTTGTGAGTGAAAGTTGACTAATACAAAAGTGACATATTTCATATAACAGTGAGTGGGCTCATAACACATTTAGCACCATCCAACTGGAGTattgcaacattaaaatgattcaacttgtttcaggtttttaaaacaggcagcaaaacaaaagaagtcGTTTTATGtatcttttgaaaaaagaaaaaaaaaggcaaagcaaaTTCCTTTCTTACTGTAAGAACGTGATTCTTATACTTGCAtcaggaacaggtcacatgatTGAGCTCTGACCAGAAGGAATAGCTTCTCTTTATGATAAGCAGCAAAGAGGCTGCTGAtagtcatgtgtgtgtgtgtgtgtgtgcgcacatttTCTGCTCTGCTTTTACTTTCATCCctgtaaaagatttaaatacATTCTCATGACACAATTGAACTCCGTTTGTACTTAAAGAGGCCTTACTGAGTGAGAAGCGGTGAGACATTTTACACAAGTAGTACTGAGgcatattcattttaatgttttcttctttaatcCTCAATGACATATTATTTTACCCTACTGTCTCTACCCCACTGCAtggcacattttacaaatagtGCAGGTCTTTTGCCCACAGTGGAACACACCGGGGGAATGTCAAAGTGCtttcctgtttttgtattgACCACAACATCAACCGGATAAcaatataagaaattaaacagagGAGATGATGTGACCCTAACTgagaatttataaaaacaaatctctcaTTAGCTCTATGCAGGAGTTGGACCTGTAGTGACATCAAAACTTAGCTTTTATTGTCAAGCTAGTTTCATTGACACACCTCACTAAGGCAAATCCTGCTCATTTAATCTGCTGTAGCTGAGGATAATACAAAaccataaatcatgttttattcatcataACTGTTGTGGAATAATGGTTTACAATGtatctatttgtttttaaataagtcCTACATTCATTTGACTGATTATAACACCCGTGGAGCAGGTGAGGATGTATAGTGCCTTGCTCCAGGACACTTTAACAACACATGTAACTGTGGTTCAGATCAAAGCAGACAGCACTCCAATTCatttcaattgatttttttcccgaATGTATAGAAAATCATTGACCTCAGTTTGTAAATGCAATGTATCCCCTTTTATtatctctgtgttgttttaatctgttctgtttttatctgccgttttttcttcttctgtaaagcGCTTTGCTTGTtgagaaaagtgctatacaatGTTTATTGTTATCATCAtaatcgtcatcatcatcattattgaAATGCAAACTATATATGATTATGTTCAATGAGACAGATTTTTTAAGGCTACAAATATCGTGACATGTTGGTCTTGTACAAAAAACATCCTTATTAGAACTATTGTAGGCTTATGTAGATTTCAAACGTTGATAAACATCAAGACTCACTCATTTTATGAAACTAAATTGTCTAAAGAAGGTAAATAGGATCTAAAAATGTAAGCCTAATAGAGAAAATCGGCCAATAAGACGCCTATTTATGTTCTGAGGTGACAAGTCCTTTTAGCTGACATTAGATTACATTGTCACCTTGACAAAGACAGCCCCAGAATGTGTCTCCAAGTCACTCAATAAAGGTAGTCCTAGTTTGTTTGACTCCTAAATAGAGCCAAACCTCTGTCTGACCGGTTATTCCATAGTGAAACACTTCAGCCCTGCTGAATACGAGGATGGATATTAGTTGGTTCTGCACAATCTATTACAGTGCTTTGTGATCGTCTCTTTATTACTCTTGCTTATTTGTTGTGGGGTATTAAATATTATAGCAAACGTGGTGTTtatagttgattttttttaccatagCCTACATTTGACGCCTACTAGTTAAGACGCCAGCATGTAGCTAGCGTTTCAACCAACTGTCTATGGTTTCAACTGCAGTCAGTACACTTGCAGCAGAACATACCACAATACATACTGTGCAAACTACTCACATTATATTTTGTCGTGTTACAAACTGCTGTAAAATACCATGGTTGTGAAAATTactattaaaagaaaacaatgtagcGGCAATTTATGTTAAGGTAGAATAAACAACAACGGTTAAATATGTCAAGCATGTTTGTGTCGAGCACCCCCGCGTCAACACAA includes these proteins:
- the ypel3 gene encoding protein yippee-like 3; its protein translation is MVKLTKAKTFQAYLDSCHRRYSCVHCRAHLANHDDLISKSFQGSQGRAYLFNSVVNVGCGPAEERLLLTGLHAVADIYCENCHTTLGWKYEQAFELSQKYKEGKFIIELSHMIKDNGWD